A window of the Candida orthopsilosis Co 90-125, chromosome 1 draft sequence genome harbors these coding sequences:
- a CDS encoding Ltp1 protein phosphatase (member of the PTP family (tyrosine-specific), similar to S. cerevisiae Ltp1p), with the protein MAPLFNPDEKKISVAFVCLGNICRSPMAEAIFKHRVKELGYAPYFKNIESFGTSGWHIGESPDSRSAKTCRKHGVPVQHHAQQISSKDFEKFDYVIGMDESNLSDLMYMKPRGSQTVVDLFGRWRTNMEFDKIVGDPYYGGIDGFEYNFNQISHFTDEFLKQEIGTLD; encoded by the exons ATGGCACCATTATTCAACCCAGACGAAAAGAAGATTTCAGTGGCATTTGTATGCTTGGGTAACAT TTGTCGTTCGCCAATGGCAGAAGCCATTTTCAAGCACAGAGTTAAAGAGTTGGGGTATGCAccatatttcaaaaacattgaGTCATTTGGTACATCTGGATGGCATATAGGTGAACTGCCGGACTCAAGATCGGCCAAAACCTGCAGGAAACATGGTGTACCTGTTCAACATCATGCTCAACAAATCAGTTCCAAGGATTTCGAAAAGTTTGATTATGTTATCGGTATGGACGAAAGCAACTTATCGGATTTAATGTATATGAAGCCAAGAGGAAGCCAgactgttgttgatttgtttggAAGGTGGAGAACTAACAtggaatttgataaaatcgTTGGTGATCCATACTATGGAGGCATTGATGGGTTTgaatacaatttcaaccaaatcaGCCATTTTACAGATGAATTCTTAAAGCAGGAAATTGGAACTTTAGATTAG
- a CDS encoding Not5 protein (protein with similarity to S. cerevisiae Not5p, member of the transcription regulatory CCR4-NOT complex), protein MSARKLQQEFDKVNKKIAEGLAAFDDTKEKMQNCEVPSQRDKLENDLKKELKKLQRSRDQLKIWLGDSGIKLDKSLLQENRTKIEHSMDIFKELEKSSKIKQFSNEGLELQRETKKSSRFGDVEKLQEACDYITGVIEQLTNQNDELDQELDSLGAQSKKKGGYSVQSSIEDIKYKIDRNNTHVEKLEEVLDNLENDRLDPAKIDDIKDDLDYYVEMNQDEDYVEYDEFYDQLEVADDEEEELEVEGSLAQMAAESFEEEERKRLELQQLGQQQSEATRASQSSASSSIAPPAHQVKSGSVSSSSDAHSHGHSNTAATSAKAEISANGTTTTTTPVKKAKAMNVVPAPPPPITNTVSYSSVIKAAQAAGTSEANATSSNHTSSSNNTPKVNNNVPLATALGSTASGTPSKAPPPGFGQPLASVRSQSASPLTSESNLNDIDQRTTQPLKKKLSNTSQTSLVSNYDSGLGDSFNLLMNITSSRLNDPLPIQSIGNLLESSLLNCPDSFDAEKPRQYVPQNVHPSSVDYPQEPMFELNSAHYMQKFDDDTLFFCFYYSESIDNFAKYNAANELTKRGWVFNTEVGQWFSKKDTKPSGSKRLSMLLQKEDSLEPQGESNGNAQFKKYFDEKTWLVRNANSKKV, encoded by the coding sequence ATGAGTGCCAGGAAACTACAGCAGGAGTTTGACAAGGTCAATAAGAAAATTGCAGAGGGTCTTGCGGCATTTGATGACACCAAAGAGAAGATGCAAAATTGTGAAGTTCCTTCACAAAGGGACAAGTTGGAGAACGACTTGAAAAAggagttgaagaagttgcAAAGGTCGCGAGATCAGTTGAAGATATGGTTAGGTGATAGTGGTATAAAGCTAGACAAGTCTTTGCTACAAGAGAATCGTACAAAGATTGAACACTCAATGGATATATTCAAGGAGTTGGAGAAGTCATCCAAAATCAAGCAATTTTCAAACGAAGGGTTGGAGTTACAAcgagaaacaaaaaagcTGTCTCGGTTTGGAGACGTAGAAAAACTACAAGAGGCATGTGATTACATTACAGGAGTAATTGAACAGTTGACAAACCAGAATGACGAATTGGACCAGGAGTTGGATTCACTTGGAGCTCAACTGAAGAAAAAAGGTGGATACTCTGTACAAAGTTCGATAGAGGATATCAAGTATAAAATAGATCGAAATAATACtcatgttgaaaaattggaagagGTGTTGgataatttggaaaatgacAGATTGGATCctgcaaaaattgatgatatcaaAGATGATTTAGACTACTACGTTGAAATGAACCAAGACGAGGATTACGTTGAATATGACGAATTTTACGATCAATTAGAGGTTGccgatgatgaagaagaagagttgGAAGTGGAAGGAAGTTTGGCTCAAATGGCTGCCgaatcatttgaagaagaggaaagaaagagactagaattgcaacaattggGTCAACAACAGTCGGAAGCCACACGTGCAAGCCAATCATCGGCATCCTCTTCGATAGCACCACCAGCGCATCAAGTAAAGTCGGGCTCTGTGTCTTCCTCGTCTGATGCCCATTCGCATGGTCATTCAAACACAGCAGCCACTAGTGCAAAAGCAGAAATACTGGCAAATGGtactactactacaacaacaccagTTAAGAAAGCAAAAGCAATGAATGTTGTGCCGGCTCCTCCCCCACCAATTACCAATACCGTTTCATATTCTAGTGTGATCAAAGCAGCCCAAGCAGCGGGCACTAGTGAAGCCAATGCTACTTCATCGAACCACACGTCAAGCTCAAACAACACACCAAAAGTTAACAACAATGTACCTCTTGCTACCGCACTTGGATCTACTGCTTCTGGTACACCAAGTAAAGCGCCACCTCCAGGGTTTGGTCAACCACTTGCTTCTGTCAGGTCACAGTCTGCTTCTCCACTTACAAGCGAGTCTAATTTAAATGATATTGACCAGAGAACAACACaaccattgaaaaagaagttgtcTAACACGTCACAAACATCATTGGTTTCGAACTATGATTCTGGTTTGGGTGAttcattcaacttgttAATGAATATAACTAGCAGTCGGTTGAACGATCCATTACCAATACAATCAATTGGTAACTTGCTAGAAAGttcattattgaattgCCCGGATTCTTTTGACGCTGAAAAGCCTCGGCAGTACGTTCCACAAAATGTTCATCCCTCACTGGTTGATTATCCTCAAGAGCCaatgtttgaattgaattctGCTCACTACATGCAAAAGTTTGACGATGATACTTtattcttttgcttttacTATAGTGAGAGCATAGACAACTTTGCCAAGTATAATGCAGCAAATGAGTTGACAAAACGAGGCTGGGTATTCAATACAGAGGTTGGTCAATggttttccaaaaaggACACCAAACCTTCTGGGTCAAAGAGATTACTGATGTTGCTCCAAAAGGAGGATTCTCTAGAACCTCAAGGTGAATCCAATGGTAATGCTCAATTTAAGAAGTactttgatgaaaagacaTGGCTTGTTAGAAATGCTAACCTGAAAAAAGTATAG
- a CDS encoding Opy2 protein (S. cerevisiae homolog OPY2 has role in cell arrest in response to pheromone, osmosensory signaling pathway and localizes to integral to membrane, plasma membrane, fungal-type vacuole), producing MTETHSYILNFVDIVQRDDDGCVDNCPTLSECVCSKKNEECVQVAQTCEKCAYNKCVAKVSSHKTNTGAIVGGAIGGAVFIALLAALYYYFRVYKKRPPVLLDDEYDYSYQDEDTDGFVSDKGGGYALQSMISKGANNSQSNISDQLSPTESHFSGIGKREGNLPNNGPFPSHTQLDKDATSGGQNGAVAGSAALERPPARRVLSGEARAKAKRRISSYESFTRPNALKSKSKQQQQLAAQQRRERQQKIIRQANLQQQQNLQLQHPQGADGVNQIYSNHSHRSSVATSISNASNILPIAYIPGVTVRPTKNNTRSLYSYDSESLFSDLNTIENASIVGESIGNHGQAASAAPNGANGNGVSVNTSPATMTAIKAQPKLVNVDKIEEEEEEEDFNEEDEDSFDIIPHHGFDTKTSRDDTDDSDVDSDIGQITRATSVKRLNKKSLSHSDVEGTTMRSSDHSSLPHNREILMNSESSSNISRIPADVIHYNDIDSNRDAASTVGSFLFDIGFEDNSISSPSNIAFDESNRKGSPFADSGV from the coding sequence ATGACAGAGACTCATTcatatattttgaattttgtggATATAGTACAGAGGGATGACGACGGATGTGTTGATAACTGTCCTACATTATCTGAATGTGTATGCAGtaaaaagaatgaagaaTGTGTTCAAGTAGCTCAGACATGTGAGAAATGTGCTTACAACAAATGTGTTGCAAAGGTATCTTCccacaaaacaaacacTGGAGCCATAGTTGGTGGTGCTATCGGTGGAGCAGTTTTCATTGCTTTACTTGCTGCTTTGTATTATTACTTTCGCGTGTATAAAAAGCGGCCACCCGTTTTattggatgatgaatatgacTACAGTTATCAGGATGAGGATACTGATGGATTTGTTTCAGATAAGGGAGGAGGTTATGCTTTGCAGAGTATGATAAGTAAAGGGGCAAATAATTCGCAGTCCAATATTCTGGACCAATTAAGTCCTACAGAGTCACACTTTTCAGGGATTGGTAAACGTGAAGGAAACTTGCCCAATAATGGCCCTTTTCCTTCTCATACCCAACTTGATAAGGATGCCACATCTGGAGGGCAGAATGGTGCAGTTGCTGGCTCAGCGGCACTAGAACGACCACCCGCGCGTAGAGTCCTATCTGGTGAAGCAAGGGCGAAAGCGAAAAGAAGAATATCGTCGTACGAATCGTTTACTCGTCCAAATGCTCTTAAGCTGAagtcaaaacaacaacagcagttGGCTGCGCAACAGAGGCGAGAAAGGCAGCAAAAGATTATCAGACAAGccaatttgcaacaacagcagaatttacaacttcaacaccCACAAGGAGCAGATGGAGTCAACCAAATTTATCTGAATCATTCACACAGGAGCTCTGTTGCTACTTCTATATCCAATGCGTCAAATATATTGCCGATTGCTTACATTCCTGGGGTTACCGTCAGACCAACAAAGAATAACACGAGATCATTATATTCTTATGATTCGGAGTCATTGTTTTCTGATTTAAATACAATTGAGAACGCTAGTATTGTTGGAGAAAGCATTGGTAATCATGGACAAGCAGCAAGTGCAGCTCCTAATGGAGCTAATGGCAATGGGGTTTCTGTAAATACATCCCCAGCAACCATGACTGCAATCAAAGCACAACCTAAATTGGTCAATGTggacaaaattgaagaggaagaagaagaagaagatttcaATGAGGAGGATGAGGACTCATTTGATATTATTCCTCATCATGGATTTGATACAAAGACTTCTCGAGATGATACTGATGATAGTGATGTTGATTCCGACATTGGCCAGATTACTAGAGCCACATCGgtgaaaagattgaataaaaagagCTTGAGTCATTCAGATGTTGAAGGTACAACAATGAGAAGTTCAGACCATAGTAGTCTACCTCATAATCGAGAAATTTTAATGAACAGTGAATCGTCACTGAATATATCCCGTATTCCTGCTGATGTGATCCATTataatgatattgattcGAATCGAGATGCTGCATCTACAGTGGGTTCATTTCTATTTGATATCGGATTTGAAGACAATTCCATATCATCCCCGTCAAATATTGCTTTCGATGAGTCCAATCGTAAAGGTAGTCCATTTGCTGATAGTGGTGTATAG